The genomic DNA ACAAGGCTTATGAGTTCCGGACCGCGGTGATGTGGCTCTCAGTCTCTGTAATCTTGAGTGGCGGACTGGTGATTCTCGCGGCTTTTCTCCTTCCCGAGACGCAGCTGTTTCGGAGGCTTGCTTTGTCAACAGTGATGGATACCCAGATGGGGTATCACTCGTCGAGTTCGGAGGATTTTCAGGCGTATCTCGGACAATCTGGGACCGCCCTAACGCCTTTGCGTCCCTCTGGCACGGCTCGCATCGCTAATAATAGGGTGGATGTCGTCACGGTTGGCGATTTCATCGCACAAGATAGCACCGTCAAAGTCGTAAATGTGGAAGGTCCCAAGGTGTTCGTAGAAGCCGTTGAAGATGATTAATTTTTTGCTGGGTCGATTTGACCGAACCGCAAGGAAAAATTAAAAAATGATGTGGTTTCTCATCTTCCTGATAGGCATTGGAATCCTGTTAGTATTCATTGAGTTACTCATCCTTCCTGGATTTGGAGCAGCAGGGGTGCCGGGGGTTCTGCTTATATTGATAGGTGTTGGGATCGCCTGGTGGAAATTTGGATTCCAGACGACTCTCACTTATACGGGGGCAACGCTGATAGGCGTTATACCACTGGCGATTGTAGGGTTATCTGTCATGCGTGCAACGCCTGCCGGTAAAACCTTTATCTTGGGAAAAACGCAAAATAAGGCAGAGGGTTTTCACGCCCCCCCATCGGAATTGGAAAGTTTAGTTGGGAAGTCGGGTAAGGCATTGACCCCGCTGCGTCCCGCAGGGGCTGCGCTTATCAGTGGAAACCGTGTCGATATTGTCACGCAAGGCGAATTTGTTCCGGCAGAGACCGAAATTGAAGTAATTTTTGTAGAAGGCAGTCGTGTGGTCGTTCGTAGTTTACAGTAGGAGGCAGATATGGTGGATCTATTTACAGGGGGAATTGCCCTTGTTGTCCTAATTTTTGTTATCGTGTTCTTTTGGTTCGTCCCCATTGGATTGTGGATTGCCGCTGTTGCAGCGGGTGTCCCGCTCCGAATTTTTGACTTGATCGGGATGCGCCTCAGACGCGTGAACCCCAATGTTATTGTGAAGGGATTAATCAGTGCACACAAGGCTGGATTGAAAGTCGTGACGGCTGAATTAGAGGCGCATTACCTTGCGGGCGGTAACGTCCTCAATGTTGTCAGTGCGCTCATCGCCGCAGATAAAGCGAGAATTGCGTTAAATTTTCAACGCTCGGCTGCTATAGACTTGGCTGGACGGGATGTCTTTGAGGCAGTTCAGGTCAGCGTCAATCCACGCGTGATCACGACTCCGAAAATCAGTGCGCTCGCTTTAGATGGCGTTGAATTGATAGCCACCGTGCGTATTACAGTGCGCACGAACATCAATCGGCTGGTTGGCGGTGCGGGTGAAGAAACGATTATCGCGCGTGTCGGTGAAGGGATTATCAGCGCAATCGGTGCCTCTGAAACTTATGAAGATGTGCTTGAAAACCCAGACATTATCTCGAAAACGGTGCTTGACCGTGGCCTCGATGCTGGGACCGCTTTTGAAATCCTTTCCATTGATATCGCTGACGTCAACGTTGGCAAAAATATCGGTGCGGAACTCCAAGCCGAGCAAGCCGAGGCAGACTTGGTCGTCGCACAAGCAAAGGCAGAAGAGCGGCGTGCTATGGCAGTCGCTCGGAAGCAAGAGATGACCGCAGGTGTCCAAGAGATGCGTGCGAAAGTTGTTGAAGCGGAAGCGCAAGTCCCGCGTTCCTTGGCAAATGCGTTCCGTGAAGGAAACTTGAACGTTAATACGGAGGAATCGTAAACATGGCACCAACAATGGTAGCAATTATTGCTGTCCTGCTTATCCTGTTTATCATTATTATTAGTTGGCTGGTTCCGATCGGTCTTTGGATTACTGCCATTGCCGCCGGTGTGAAGGTTGGGATTTTTGATCTCGTTGCGATGCGTTTACGGCGTGTCCCCCCCGCGGCGATTGTAGAACCTCAGATCAACGCAACGAAAGCAGGCTTAAATCTATCGCTGGACGATCTGGAAGCCCATTTCCTTGCTGGCGGGCGCGTTGCGAGTGTCGTATCGGCACTGATTGCCGCGGATAAAGCCAACATAGATCTCGGTTTCGCGCAGGCTGCCGCAATTGATCTTGCGGGTCGAGATGTCTTGCAAGCCGTTCAAGTTAGCGTTACGCCTGAGATTATAGACATTCCCAGTAGAGATGATCCGAGTATCGGTATTACGGCTGTCGCCCGTGACGGTATCCAGTTAATCGTGAAAGCGCGTGTTACGGTGAGAGCCGATATTGACCGACTCGTCGGGGGTGCGACTGAAGATACAATCCGTGCGAGGGTTGGCGAAGGGATTATCACGACGATCGGTTCATCAGGGAGCCACAAGCAAGTCTTGGAAAACCCGGTGCTCATCTCAGAGACGGTGCTCGCAAAGGGCTTAGCTGCGGGAACTGCTTTTGAAATTTTGTCTATCGACATCGCCGATATAAATGTCGGTGAGAATGTCGGCGCGAAATTACAGACCGACCAGGCACAGGCTGAACTCAAGATCGCACGTGCGAAAGCCGAAGAACTTCGCGCACGCGCACAAGCGGAAGAGGAAGAGAATAAAGCGTTGGTCGAAGAGATGACCGTCAAGCTGATTGAGGCAGAAGCGGAGGTACCACTTGCCATCTCGGACACCTTTGATTCCCAGCGGATGAGCGTGATGACGTATTATGAACTCCGTAATATCCTTGCGGATACAGAGATGCGTCAATCCATCGCTTCACCCGGTGGCACGCAAGAGATAGACACAACGCGGTCTGCACACTCACTCGGATTTTCGTAAAAGGGTTATCAGTTGTCAGTCGTCGGGAAGTTTTAAAGTCTCTGTAGAGTTGCGAAGTGTTCTAAAGTTGTCAATACCTTTACGGATTTTAGCACACTTTTTAGAAAAAGCGCGTAGCTTGAAACGAAGTGGAAAGCGGGTATACGGAAAGCAACATTAAAACCCTATGCCCACTCACCGAACCGCAAGGAAAAATTAAAAAATGGAAAGTATCATTCAGATGCTGGCACCGCTGATTATCGTGATCCTGATCTCTATCTTGAGCAATGCGCGTCGACGGAAAGCACAACAACGGGATGCGGAGAGAAAAGGGGGCGAGCGTGCGATGTCGGAGAGCGACGATACACCCCCGCCTTTCATGGAAGACTTTCCGTTTGAGACACAACTGGAGCAGATGATTCTGCAGGAGGACGAAAAAGAGGAGACCTCGCCCGTGGTTGCCGAAGAGCCAGCGCGTCCTGAAGCAGAACAGTCTGGTCCGGTCGTCGAAGAACCGCAACCACAACCGCCGCCAGTGCCTGTGGAATCCCCGACCAGAATTCGGTCCGTCCCCGGGACATCCCTGCTGAACTTATCGCCGCAAACTTTTCGTCAAGGCATTATTCTTTCAGAGATCCTGGGTCGTCCGAAATCACGCCGAACAAGCCAACGGTCAGCCACCAACCGTCAGTGACAAGGAAAAATTAAAAAACCGGAACGCGCACCTCGTAATGAAATGGAGAGTGGATATACGGAAAGGCACCCCAAATGCCAAAACCTGCCTCACTGAACCGCAAGGAAAAATTAAAAATCCTTTTGATTTTTCTGTTGTTTGTGGGTTGTTCTCAACGCCAGACCCCTGTGGAACAGCAGGCTTCATTTCACTTTGAACCTCCCCCTTATACCCGGCATCTCAAAGGTTTCAAAATTTGTTTGGACCCCGGACACGGCGGACAAGCGCACGTCCCAGATTACAAACGGGGTCCCACAGGCGTTCGCGAAGCCGAGGCGAACCTACGGGTCGCACTCTATCTACGCGAGATGTTACAGAAAGTCGGGGCTACCGTCGTCATGACGCGCGTTGACGATTCCTATGTGAGTCTGTCGAGGCGGAGTGAAATTGCCAACGAAAATAGTGCCGATTTTTTCATCTCGCTGCACCATAACGGGATTGATAATCCGAAAGTTAACTATACCTCTACTTGGTATCATGGCGATGCGGATGACTCACGCCAGAGTCTCGACCTTGCTCGGTATGTCCAGCAGGGAGTCTCAGACGCACTCCAATTGCCCACTTCTCCTGCATCGGGACTTTATTCGGATAAATTAATAACGACTTCCGGTTTTGGGGTCCTGCGACTGACAGAATGTCCAGCAGTGTTATGTGAGGCATCTTTTCTCTCGAACCCAGAAGAAGAAGTAAGATTGCAAAAGGACGACTATCTGAGAAGGGAAGCCTACGGCTACTTTCTTGGGATTGCCCGTTATGTTGAAGGCGGGTTTCCGAAAGGTGTTCTGGTCGATCCGCAACACGCCTCCGTCATCCAAACGAAAACGCCGCGCCTCCAGATTCAGGTGATGGACGGACTCCATGAGCGGGGGGCGTGGATGCTCAAACGTCAACAGGTCTTCACGGACTCCATCCGTGTCAAGATTGATAATGTGGATGTCCCCTATTCCTACGACCGCGGGACAGATCTGATTACTGTCTCCCTTGATAAACCCTTATCGAACGGTGTGCATCTTGTCCAGACTGACTTAGTGAACTATTATGGGAATCACAGTCTCCCCGCGCCGCAATGGTTTAAGGTGGCACCGCCTGCTGCGGTATTGGACCTCACGGCGTGGACAGATACCCTCCCTGCTGAGGGAAAAAGTTACGTCGGTATCTCTGTAACTACACGGGACAATGAGGGAATGCCAATTGCTGACGACGAACCGATCTACGCACAAACATCAAACGGGACGCTCGCAGCGGATCATCGACTCTCAAAGGACGGTTCAGCACAGTTTTATCTATACGCGCCCGATGCGCCGGGCACAGCAACGGTGGAAGTCTCATATCAACAGACCCGTCAGTCGTTGACGATTCACTTCGCGAACATTGATGGCGCGATTGTGCAAGGACAGGTTTCTGATGCAGACTCCGGAAAACCGATCCAAGATGTAGAATTACGAACCGATTCAGGATTGACGACGACTA from Candidatus Poribacteria bacterium includes the following:
- a CDS encoding N-acetylmuramoyl-L-alanine amidase → MPKPASLNRKEKLKILLIFLLFVGCSQRQTPVEQQASFHFEPPPYTRHLKGFKICLDPGHGGQAHVPDYKRGPTGVREAEANLRVALYLREMLQKVGATVVMTRVDDSYVSLSRRSEIANENSADFFISLHHNGIDNPKVNYTSTWYHGDADDSRQSLDLARYVQQGVSDALQLPTSPASGLYSDKLITTSGFGVLRLTECPAVLCEASFLSNPEEEVRLQKDDYLRREAYGYFLGIARYVEGGFPKGVLVDPQHASVIQTKTPRLQIQVMDGLHERGAWMLKRQQVFTDSIRVKIDNVDVPYSYDRGTDLITVSLDKPLSNGVHLVQTDLVNYYGNHSLPAPQWFKVAPPAAVLDLTAWTDTLPAEGKSYVGISVTTRDNEGMPIADDEPIYAQTSNGTLAADHRLSKDGSAQFYLYAPDAPGTATVEVSYQQTRQSLTIHFANIDGAIVQGQVSDADSGKPIQDVELRTDSGLTTTTDAEGHFFILTGSESKDFGETTLYISVGVGAPNPYYPNKHRIHIRPNQATIVDVGLHPIAEGAFASTVIVLDSKTDTPETQELLTTLEKMLKLAGAKVYNIYTAKSKMPVQKRIEKVNAIKESGYYLQINHAEWDKEQPIVVAAHYRGNQGTETFLKRILEQFNRSLYETPIVTLQDRTTPEIQQTNKMAMTLEIKSLNHPNASTVSEVHAIFFGAWAFLKSDGEIPIERQKRFMAYLKERQASSSN
- the floA gene encoding flotillin-like protein FloA (flotillin-like protein involved in membrane lipid rafts), with product MAPTMVAIIAVLLILFIIIISWLVPIGLWITAIAAGVKVGIFDLVAMRLRRVPPAAIVEPQINATKAGLNLSLDDLEAHFLAGGRVASVVSALIAADKANIDLGFAQAAAIDLAGRDVLQAVQVSVTPEIIDIPSRDDPSIGITAVARDGIQLIVKARVTVRADIDRLVGGATEDTIRARVGEGIITTIGSSGSHKQVLENPVLISETVLAKGLAAGTAFEILSIDIADINVGENVGAKLQTDQAQAELKIARAKAEELRARAQAEEEENKALVEEMTVKLIEAEAEVPLAISDTFDSQRMSVMTYYELRNILADTEMRQSIASPGGTQEIDTTRSAHSLGFS
- the floA gene encoding flotillin-like protein FloA (flotillin-like protein involved in membrane lipid rafts), whose product is MVDLFTGGIALVVLIFVIVFFWFVPIGLWIAAVAAGVPLRIFDLIGMRLRRVNPNVIVKGLISAHKAGLKVVTAELEAHYLAGGNVLNVVSALIAADKARIALNFQRSAAIDLAGRDVFEAVQVSVNPRVITTPKISALALDGVELIATVRITVRTNINRLVGGAGEETIIARVGEGIISAIGASETYEDVLENPDIISKTVLDRGLDAGTAFEILSIDIADVNVGKNIGAELQAEQAEADLVVAQAKAEERRAMAVARKQEMTAGVQEMRAKVVEAEAQVPRSLANAFREGNLNVNTEES